One Planktothrix serta PCC 8927 DNA window includes the following coding sequences:
- a CDS encoding allophycocyanin subunit alpha-B: MTVVSQVILKADDELRYPSVGELKSINDFLKTGEQRVRIASTLADNEKKIVDRASNQLWKKRPDFIAPGGNASGSRERSLCIRDYGWYLRLITYGILSGDKDPIESIGLVGVKEMYNSLGVPMPGMVEAVRCLKEASLALLDDEDATEAAPYFDFIIQAMS; the protein is encoded by the coding sequence ATGACAGTAGTTAGCCAAGTTATTCTCAAAGCTGATGATGAACTCCGTTATCCGAGTGTTGGTGAACTCAAAAGCATCAATGACTTTTTAAAGACGGGTGAACAGCGTGTACGGATTGCTTCGACACTTGCCGATAATGAAAAAAAGATTGTAGACCGTGCTAGTAACCAACTTTGGAAAAAACGTCCTGACTTTATTGCCCCCGGTGGCAATGCGTCGGGTTCACGGGAACGGTCTTTATGTATTCGGGATTATGGTTGGTATCTGCGCTTAATTACCTATGGGATTCTGTCAGGTGACAAAGATCCGATTGAAAGCATTGGTTTGGTCGGCGTCAAAGAAATGTACAACTCTTTAGGCGTTCCCATGCCCGGAATGGTGGAAGCCGTCCGTTGTCTCAAAGAAGCGTCTCTGGCGTTACTCGATGACGAAGATGCTACAGAAGCAGCCCCCTACTTTGACTTTATCATTCAAGCCATGTCCTAA
- the rlmD gene encoding 23S rRNA (uracil(1939)-C(5))-methyltransferase RlmD, which yields MMWQQGQQVEVEITDLTDDGNGVGRYQDRVIFVPDTVPGDRVLVRLVRVKSKYAEGKLQDILAASPARITPRCIVADKCGGCQWQHVEYETQLQAKRDLVVKTLERIGGFIQPPVDQMLAGESALGYRNKVTYPLGRSATGQVQAGYFQKQSHRLINLNQCPVQDQRLNPLLANIKLDIHNRGWSIYDESQHRGKIRHLSLRIGRRTGEILLTLIATQASLPGLNEQAETWLEQYPSLKGVCLNLNPDQTNMIFGEQTRCLAGQPYLQEEFGGLTFFLRPDTFFQINTEVAEALLQIMLQQLNLQGTERIVDAYCGIGTFTLPLAQDLLQKQAGSMQSLNLPQVMGLEVQESAIEQARQNAIFNRIDNVEFKLGTVQKLLPQLGYKPDLVLLDPPRKGCDRTVLETLLNLQPQRLIYISCKPATLARDLKILCETGVYELIRVQPADFFPQTSHVESMAFLQCSSPENSLTAN from the coding sequence ATGATGTGGCAGCAAGGACAACAAGTTGAAGTCGAAATTACCGATTTGACCGATGACGGGAATGGAGTCGGTCGTTATCAAGATCGGGTCATCTTTGTCCCTGATACGGTTCCAGGCGACCGGGTGTTGGTGCGACTGGTGCGCGTCAAAAGCAAATATGCAGAAGGGAAGTTACAGGATATTTTAGCAGCCTCTCCCGCTCGCATCACTCCCCGATGTATTGTAGCGGACAAATGTGGGGGCTGTCAGTGGCAACACGTTGAGTATGAGACTCAATTACAGGCTAAACGGGATTTAGTGGTTAAAACCTTAGAACGCATTGGGGGATTTATCCAGCCTCCGGTGGATCAGATGTTAGCCGGAGAGTCGGCGTTAGGATATCGCAATAAAGTCACCTATCCCCTAGGACGTTCTGCAACGGGTCAAGTCCAGGCGGGTTATTTTCAGAAACAGAGTCATCGTTTAATCAACTTAAATCAATGTCCGGTACAGGATCAACGTCTAAATCCGTTACTGGCTAATATTAAGCTGGATATTCACAACCGAGGCTGGTCGATTTATGATGAATCCCAACACCGAGGAAAAATTCGCCATCTGTCCTTAAGAATTGGACGACGCACTGGGGAAATATTATTAACTTTAATTGCGACTCAGGCAAGTTTACCCGGACTCAACGAACAAGCGGAAACTTGGTTAGAACAATATCCTTCTTTAAAGGGAGTTTGTTTAAATCTGAATCCTGATCAAACGAATATGATTTTTGGTGAGCAAACACGCTGTTTAGCGGGTCAACCTTATTTACAAGAAGAATTTGGGGGATTAACGTTTTTTCTCAGACCCGATACGTTTTTTCAAATCAATACAGAAGTGGCGGAAGCGTTATTACAAATAATGCTACAACAACTTAATTTACAAGGCACTGAACGGATCGTTGATGCCTATTGTGGAATTGGGACGTTTACCTTACCTTTGGCTCAGGATTTACTGCAAAAACAAGCAGGTTCTATGCAGTCGTTAAATCTTCCTCAAGTTATGGGTTTGGAAGTACAAGAAAGTGCTATAGAACAAGCTCGACAGAATGCTATTTTTAATCGAATTGACAATGTTGAGTTTAAACTGGGAACGGTGCAAAAGTTGTTACCGCAGTTAGGATATAAACCTGATCTTGTTTTACTTGATCCTCCTCGCAAAGGATGCGATCGCACTGTATTAGAAACTTTGTTGAATTTGCAACCGCAACGACTGATCTATATCAGTTGTAAACCTGCAACTCTAGCACGGGATCTGAAGATTTTATGTGAAACGGGAGTCTATGAATTAATCCGGGTACAACCTGCGGATTTTTTCCCGCAAACTTCCCATGTTGAATCGATGGCTTTCTTGCAGTGTTCATCGCCCGAAAATAGCTTAACTGCAAATTAG
- the lpxD gene encoding UDP-3-O-(3-hydroxymyristoyl)glucosamine N-acyltransferase, whose amino-acid sequence MKFSELVEKLNSEIAGQSLTQNPALNPDIYGVAAVDAAPSGTLSYIEGLKFASFVQCSDASALILPLDESLQIQATEQGKAWISVANPRLVFAEAIALFYRPYQPQPQIHPTAVIDRSAQIGSEVYIGPHVVIQAGVTIGNRVCLHPNVVIYPEVKIGDRSILHANCTIHERTQIGCDCVIHSGAVIGSEGFGFVPTASGWVKMEQSGITVLEDSVEVGCNSTIDRPSVGETRIGKATKLDNLVHIGHGCTVGQNCAFAGHVGLAGGVTVGNGVLLAGQVGIANQVKVGDRAIVTAQSGVHSDIQPGDIVSGSPALANRLYLKTCAVYKRLPELYQSLKALERRFKDS is encoded by the coding sequence ATGAAGTTTAGTGAACTGGTTGAAAAACTCAACTCGGAAATTGCTGGTCAGAGTTTGACCCAAAACCCCGCCCTCAACCCGGATATTTATGGGGTGGCCGCGGTGGATGCAGCCCCATCTGGAACCCTGAGCTATATTGAAGGGTTAAAATTTGCTTCCTTTGTACAGTGTTCAGACGCGAGTGCGTTGATTTTACCCTTGGATGAATCGTTACAAATTCAAGCTACAGAACAGGGTAAAGCGTGGATTTCCGTGGCAAATCCTCGGCTGGTTTTTGCCGAAGCGATCGCTTTATTTTATCGACCTTATCAACCCCAACCCCAAATTCATCCCACAGCAGTTATTGACAGAAGTGCCCAAATAGGATCAGAGGTTTATATTGGCCCCCATGTTGTAATTCAAGCGGGGGTAACGATTGGAAATCGGGTGTGTTTACATCCGAATGTGGTGATTTATCCAGAGGTAAAAATTGGCGATCGCAGCATTCTACACGCCAATTGTACGATTCATGAACGGACTCAAATTGGTTGTGATTGTGTGATTCATAGCGGGGCGGTGATTGGCTCCGAAGGCTTTGGTTTTGTTCCTACAGCTTCGGGTTGGGTGAAAATGGAACAATCAGGAATTACAGTCTTAGAAGACAGTGTGGAAGTTGGATGTAATAGTACGATTGATCGTCCGTCCGTGGGAGAAACTCGCATCGGAAAAGCCACGAAACTAGATAATTTAGTTCATATTGGTCACGGTTGTACTGTTGGGCAGAATTGTGCCTTTGCGGGCCATGTCGGATTAGCCGGGGGTGTCACCGTCGGGAATGGGGTATTACTGGCGGGTCAAGTCGGTATTGCTAATCAAGTTAAAGTTGGAGATCGAGCGATCGTTACGGCTCAATCTGGAGTTCATAGTGATATTCAACCCGGAGATATCGTTTCTGGTTCTCCGGCTCTTGCTAATCGGCTTTATTTAAAGACTTGTGCGGTTTATAAACGATTACCTGAACTGTACCAATCCTTAAAAGCTTTGGAACGTCGTTTCAAGGATTCTTAG
- a CDS encoding AbrB family transcriptional regulator, translating into MNKPAPTPLTGKALLQKVKELSHMPRRETAKLCGYYSTTKDNQVRVNLTDFYDAVLKARGIPLSPDGTKDGRGREATYMVSVHKNGQIVIGSTYTKEMGLKPGDEFDIKLGYKHIHLIQVENGKDASSGDEEE; encoded by the coding sequence ATGAATAAACCTGCACCAACTCCCTTAACCGGAAAGGCTCTGCTTCAAAAAGTAAAAGAACTGTCTCATATGCCCCGGCGTGAAACAGCAAAGCTGTGCGGTTATTACAGCACCACAAAGGACAACCAGGTGCGTGTCAATCTCACAGATTTTTATGACGCAGTGCTCAAAGCACGGGGTATTCCGCTTAGTCCCGATGGTACAAAAGATGGTCGGGGTCGGGAAGCAACTTATATGGTGAGCGTTCACAAAAATGGTCAAATTGTGATTGGCTCAACCTACACCAAAGAAATGGGTCTTAAACCCGGTGATGAGTTTGATATCAAGCTGGGATACAAGCATATTCACCTGATTCAAGTCGAAAATGGGAAAGACGCCAGCAGTGGCGATGAAGAAGAGTAA
- a CDS encoding CPBP family intramembrane glutamic endopeptidase, producing the protein MLANAPTLIKIAIFFGVWMGLWMPIAVITALALNWRPPRPLNETQKLTLLAPLYGIAPLVLWKISQVEGRSFWDYGLAWRSEFFTSISIGFGLAVISLIVLFGFQFTLGWINWRQPHWGQSDQQSSGLNSDLPPENGWIRLGQKASILFPILLIALWISSTEELVFRGFLQKQLQQDYSGFVAAAIVSLIFALTHLIWEVRNTFPQLPGLGLMGMVLTFACFCNGGSLGLAIGLHAGWIWGISSLDTVVGVNPTGKVPEWVTGLAGKPLAGVLGIVMLLVVAGFLGIYFLSNFPVTF; encoded by the coding sequence ATGCTTGCAAATGCGCCAACCCTGATTAAAATTGCTATTTTTTTTGGGGTGTGGATGGGTTTATGGATGCCAATTGCTGTTATCACTGCTTTAGCTCTCAATTGGCGTCCTCCTAGGCCCCTAAATGAAACCCAAAAGTTGACGTTGCTGGCGCCACTTTATGGAATTGCTCCCCTAGTTTTGTGGAAAATTAGCCAAGTTGAGGGTCGATCCTTCTGGGATTATGGTTTAGCTTGGCGATCAGAGTTTTTTACATCAATTTCCATTGGTTTCGGTCTGGCTGTTATCAGCCTAATCGTCTTATTTGGTTTTCAATTTACCCTCGGTTGGATCAATTGGCGACAACCACACTGGGGACAAAGCGATCAACAGTCCTCTGGCTTAAATTCCGATCTTCCCCCTGAAAACGGGTGGATTAGGTTAGGGCAAAAGGCCTCGATTTTGTTTCCAATTTTGCTAATTGCTCTCTGGATTAGTAGCACAGAGGAGTTAGTGTTTCGAGGGTTTCTGCAAAAACAATTACAGCAAGATTATTCAGGGTTTGTCGCGGCGGCAATTGTCAGCTTAATTTTCGCGCTCACCCATTTAATTTGGGAAGTCCGCAACACATTCCCCCAATTACCCGGATTAGGGTTAATGGGGATGGTGTTGACCTTCGCTTGTTTTTGCAATGGCGGGTCTTTAGGACTTGCTATTGGACTGCACGCGGGTTGGATTTGGGGAATCAGCAGTTTGGATACCGTTGTCGGTGTGAACCCCACTGGGAAGGTTCCCGAATGGGTGACGGGACTCGCAGGTAAACCCTTAGCGGGTGTGTTGGGAATTGTGATGTTGTTAGTGGTGGCTGGCTTTTTAGGAATATATTTCCTGTCTAATTTCCCGGTAACTTTTTAA
- a CDS encoding potassium channel family protein, with protein sequence MEHRELTHQLDQFLVCGLGNLGQHCVFALKEFGVRVNGINLVAPTHWDIPGIPEQLGQLVIGDARQESVLKQANLDQCRAVLIVTSQERINAETALAIRKLSPNVRLVVRSSKENLNHLLAEHLGNFIAFEPTQLPASAFAVAALGTEVLGFFSLDDSRLQVIQRQFNPGDSWCYRGSLQEFNSRTRRILCHRRGSVHPIVSLPDWEPETQLQAGDQVIYIEVADRAYTGTVSVPNSDLSPVRKRWGRWRRLRWENVKHWVLEMWQSHQQQPVRQVAIVCGAVVLALLAVGTVVFARYYPGATPLGAFYGVAILLLGQYGELFGDFEINPNIPGWLQFFAFVLTLAGTALVGVLYALLTQGMLSTRFQLTPRRPPIPLHHHTVVVGLGRVGQQVVRLLQEFRQPLVGVTFTPQFDLNVLSDIPIVRGSLKETLNQVNLATARSVVVVTDDDILNLEISLMARSANPSCHLVIRTKEQSLTDSLNRLLPGTHVICAYGVTAEAFAAAAFGEKILGLFRCCDRTILVTEYEIEVGDTLDNLLLTEVAYGYGVVPILHQRKNQPPRLMPPDEIQLTVGDRMVVLATIEGLRAVEDGIFVTAARWQVRIQQALSAEAVFEGANLIVRICGCPLNVARNLMSDLPVLLPRLLFKHQAYHLIVELKRVLVIAQMIPPDQPENHYK encoded by the coding sequence GTGGAACACCGTGAGTTAACCCATCAATTGGATCAGTTCTTAGTCTGTGGTTTAGGAAACCTTGGACAACATTGTGTATTTGCCCTCAAAGAATTTGGAGTTCGGGTGAATGGTATTAACCTTGTTGCTCCTACACACTGGGATATTCCCGGTATTCCAGAGCAGTTGGGGCAACTGGTGATTGGAGATGCTCGTCAGGAGTCGGTGCTAAAGCAAGCCAATCTTGATCAATGTCGCGCTGTGTTAATTGTTACCAGTCAGGAGCGGATCAATGCTGAAACAGCTTTGGCAATCCGTAAACTGAGTCCTAATGTGCGGTTGGTGGTACGCTCCTCGAAGGAGAATCTCAATCATTTATTAGCCGAACATCTAGGAAACTTTATTGCTTTTGAGCCCACCCAACTTCCGGCATCTGCTTTTGCAGTTGCTGCTCTGGGAACAGAAGTTTTGGGATTTTTCAGCTTGGATGATTCCCGACTTCAGGTAATTCAGCGTCAATTTAATCCGGGTGATTCCTGGTGTTATCGAGGCTCACTTCAAGAATTCAACAGTCGCACCCGGCGAATTCTTTGCCATCGTCGGGGGAGCGTTCACCCGATAGTTTCCCTCCCGGATTGGGAACCCGAAACCCAACTTCAAGCCGGAGATCAAGTCATCTATATCGAAGTAGCTGATCGCGCCTATACGGGTACTGTCTCTGTCCCCAATTCTGACTTATCTCCTGTGAGGAAACGATGGGGTAGATGGCGACGACTCCGGTGGGAAAACGTGAAGCATTGGGTGCTAGAGATGTGGCAATCTCACCAACAGCAGCCTGTCCGCCAAGTGGCAATTGTTTGCGGTGCTGTGGTTTTGGCTTTGTTAGCGGTTGGAACAGTAGTCTTTGCTCGATACTATCCGGGAGCTACTCCTCTGGGAGCCTTCTACGGAGTAGCAATTCTGTTGTTAGGTCAATATGGTGAGTTATTTGGAGATTTTGAAATCAATCCCAATATTCCCGGCTGGTTGCAGTTTTTTGCCTTTGTCCTGACTCTGGCGGGGACTGCCTTAGTCGGGGTACTGTATGCGTTACTCACCCAAGGGATGCTCAGTACCCGATTTCAACTCACCCCTCGTCGTCCACCCATTCCCCTTCACCATCATACAGTTGTTGTTGGACTCGGACGAGTGGGTCAACAAGTTGTGAGACTGTTACAGGAGTTCCGACAACCCCTTGTCGGAGTTACATTTACCCCCCAGTTTGATCTGAATGTTTTGTCGGATATTCCGATTGTTAGAGGTAGTCTCAAGGAAACCCTCAACCAGGTGAATTTGGCAACTGCCCGGAGTGTGGTCGTGGTGACAGACGATGACATCTTGAATTTAGAAATTAGCCTGATGGCTCGTTCTGCTAATCCTAGCTGCCATCTAGTGATCCGCACAAAGGAACAGAGTCTTACAGATAGTCTTAACCGTTTGTTGCCGGGAACCCATGTCATTTGTGCTTATGGGGTGACAGCAGAAGCCTTTGCAGCAGCAGCTTTTGGGGAAAAAATTCTGGGTTTGTTTCGCTGTTGCGATCGCACCATCTTAGTCACCGAATATGAAATTGAAGTCGGGGATACCCTTGATAACTTACTGCTCACCGAGGTTGCTTATGGTTATGGAGTGGTTCCAATTCTACATCAACGAAAAAATCAGCCCCCTCGGTTAATGCCTCCTGATGAGATTCAGTTAACAGTGGGCGATCGCATGGTGGTTTTAGCAACGATTGAAGGGTTGCGTGCAGTAGAAGATGGCATTTTTGTCACCGCAGCCCGTTGGCAAGTTCGCATTCAGCAGGCTTTAAGTGCTGAAGCTGTTTTTGAAGGGGCTAATCTGATTGTGCGGATTTGTGGTTGTCCGTTAAATGTAGCCAGGAATCTGATGTCAGACCTACCCGTCCTCTTACCCCGATTATTGTTTAAGCATCAAGCTTACCATTTGATTGTAGAATTGAAGCGAGTGCTGGTCATCGCTCAGATGATCCCCCCAGATCAGCCTGAAAACCACTATAAGTAA
- a CDS encoding radical SAM protein, whose product MTTATPSSLTFTPVYGPVWSWRYGKSLGIDPIGEISTCSFNCVYCQLGEIEVKTQQRQIYVPTDQILQALAKFALWNIDVITLSGSGEPTLAANLGEILIGIKTLTQRPTLVLTNGTTLGDPQVREQLALADKVSVKLDGVSKVQLQRINRPVTNLNLTELLSSIQEFRRLFPGELGLQTMILSPWSSSDRQEYQRWVKAIAPTEIQLNTPTRPKPLKRELAGRENHPSPENPPYQAQKLKSVSTSVLQDFAEEIQQQTGIPVRYAPGSNL is encoded by the coding sequence ATGACAACCGCAACACCCTCTAGCCTGACCTTTACCCCCGTTTATGGCCCTGTATGGTCGTGGCGTTATGGGAAATCCTTGGGTATTGATCCCATTGGTGAGATTTCCACCTGTTCTTTTAATTGTGTTTATTGTCAACTGGGAGAAATTGAAGTTAAAACCCAGCAGCGTCAAATTTATGTTCCAACGGATCAAATTTTACAAGCCTTAGCAAAGTTTGCCCTTTGGAATATTGATGTAATTACTTTAAGTGGCAGTGGAGAACCCACTCTGGCGGCGAATTTAGGGGAAATTTTAATCGGAATTAAAACCCTGACTCAGCGCCCGACTTTAGTTTTAACAAACGGGACAACTTTAGGTGATCCTCAAGTTCGAGAACAATTGGCTTTAGCTGATAAAGTCTCTGTGAAATTGGATGGGGTTTCAAAAGTACAACTACAACGGATCAATCGACCTGTAACGAACTTGAATTTAACAGAGTTGCTCAGTTCTATTCAAGAATTTCGTCGCCTCTTCCCAGGAGAATTGGGACTGCAAACGATGATTTTATCCCCTTGGTCATCCTCAGATCGCCAGGAATATCAACGTTGGGTAAAAGCGATCGCACCTACAGAAATTCAACTCAATACCCCCACCCGTCCTAAACCCTTAAAGCGTGAATTAGCGGGACGGGAAAATCATCCCTCACCTGAAAACCCCCCTTATCAAGCCCAGAAACTCAAATCAGTTAGCACGTCTGTATTACAAGATTTTGCTGAAGAAATTCAACAGCAAACAGGAATTCCTGTGCGCTATGCTCCGGGATCTAATTTATAG
- a CDS encoding AbrB family transcriptional regulator, with the protein MAKTVIEKTSMPPLTGKALLQKVKALGNLPRREAARQCGYYTQTKENQTRANMTEFYDALLAAKGIALDPGRTKDGRGREASFRACVHKNGSLVIGANYTESMGLEAGDQFEIRLGSKHIHLIQVGEKSEEDLLDEE; encoded by the coding sequence ATGGCAAAAACAGTAATAGAAAAAACTTCAATGCCTCCTCTAACGGGCAAAGCTTTATTGCAAAAAGTTAAAGCTTTAGGGAACTTACCCCGACGGGAGGCGGCTCGCCAGTGTGGGTATTATACCCAAACAAAAGAGAACCAAACTCGCGCTAATATGACCGAGTTTTACGATGCGTTACTGGCGGCTAAAGGCATTGCCTTAGATCCCGGACGGACAAAAGATGGACGAGGAAGAGAAGCCAGTTTTCGAGCCTGTGTTCATAAGAACGGTTCTCTAGTTATTGGTGCAAACTATACCGAATCCATGGGATTAGAAGCCGGAGATCAGTTTGAAATTCGCTTAGGTTCTAAACACATTCATCTGATTCAAGTCGGTGAGAAGTCGGAAGAAGACCTCCTCGATGAAGAATAA